One Asterias rubens chromosome 1, eAstRub1.3, whole genome shotgun sequence genomic region harbors:
- the LOC117294905 gene encoding mitochondrial import inner membrane translocase subunit Tim9-like, giving the protein MAFLPNQQQQQQQMQIKEFRDFLSSYNRLTESCFGDCIKDFTGRKLMDKESKCASNCMEKYLKMTLRVSQRFQEYQVQQNEGLIAAQQKAMAGAGR; this is encoded by the exons ATGGCATTTCTGCCAaatcaacaacagcagcagcagcagatgCAAATTAAGGAG TTTCGAGACTTCCTGTCCTCCTACAACCGCTTGACTGAATCTTGCTTTGGAGATTGCATCAAAGATTTCACAGGGAGGAAGCTTATGGATAAAGAG TCAAAGTGTGCATCCAACTGTATGGAGAAATATCTGAAGATGACGTTGAGAGTTTCGCAACGCTTCCAGGAGTATCAAGTCCAACAAAACGAAGGATTAATAGCAGCACAACAAAAAGCAATGGCTGGGGCTGGACGGTAG